From Pagrus major chromosome 9, Pma_NU_1.0, the proteins below share one genomic window:
- the tra2b gene encoding transformer-2 protein homolog beta isoform X2 yields MSDSGKGYGERESRSASRSASPRDSGKSASRSPARSPARSKDGSRHSRSKSRSRSRSKSGSHSHRGSRRHYSRSRSRSRSYRRRSHSRSYSGERRRRSHSRSPMSNRRRHIGNRDSSNGLLHLQANPDPNCCLGVFGLSLYTTERDLREVFSKYGPLSDVSIVYDQQSRRSRGFAFVYFENKDDAKEAKERANGMELDGRRIRVDFSITKRPHTPTPGIYMGRPTYGGGGPSGPRRYSRDYDRGYDRGYDRGGYDRYDDRDYYRSYRRSPSPYYRGAYRSRSRSRSYSPRRY; encoded by the exons GAGTCTCGCTCTGCATCCAGGAGCGCGAGTCCACGCGACTCAGGGAAGTCAGCGAGCCGCTCTCCGGCTCGCTCGCCTGCCCGCTCAAAAGATGGCTCCCGTCACTCCCGCTCTAAATCTCGGTCTCGGTCCAGGTCAAAATCTGG GTCCCATTCCCACCGCGGCTCACGCAGGCACTACAGCCGATCTCGGTCCCGCTCGAGGTCCTATCGTCGCCGATCTCACAGTAGGTCCTACAGTGGAGAGCGCCGGCGCAGGAGCCACAGCCGCTCACCCATGTCCAACCGCCGCAGGCACATTGGCAACCGG GACTCTTCCAATGGTTTATTACATCTGCAGGCTAATCCAGACCCAAACTGTTGCCTGGGAGTGTTTGGCCTGAGCTTGTACACCACAGAGAGAGATCTTAGGGAAGTCTTTTCTAAATACGGCCCCCTGTCGGATGTCTCGATTGTGTATGACCAGCAGTCGAGGCGATCCAGGGGCTTTGCTTTCGTTTACTTTGAGAACAAAGATGACGCTAAAGAG GCAAAAGAACGAGCCAACGGCATGGAGCTGGACGGACGAAGGATCAGGGTGGACTTCTCCATCACAAAAAGACCTCACACCCCAACCCCTGGAATCTACATGGGCCGGCCCACGTA TGGTGGAGGTGGTCCCAGTGGTCCTCGACGCTATTCACGCGACTACGACCGTGGATATGACCGCGGATACGACAGAGGCGGCTACGATCGCTATGATGACAGAGACTACTACAGATCATACAG GCGATCTCCTTCACCATATTACCGAGGGGCTTACAGGTCTCGGTCCAGGTCACGATCGTATTCTCCCC gTCGTTACTGA
- the tra2b gene encoding transformer-2 protein homolog beta isoform X3, whose amino-acid sequence MSDSGKGYGERESRSASRSASPRDSGKSASRSPARSPARSKDGSRHSRSKSRSRSRSKSGSHSHRGSRRHYSRSRSRSRSYRRRSHSRSYSGERRRRSHSRSPMSNRRRHIGNRANPDPNCCLGVFGLSLYTTERDLREVFSKYGPLSDVSIVYDQQSRRSRGFAFVYFENKDDAKEAKERANGMELDGRRIRVDFSITKRPHTPTPGIYMGRPTYGGGGPSGPRRYSRDYDRGYDRGYDRGGYDRYDDRDYYRSYRRRSPSPYYRGAYRSRSRSRSYSPRRY is encoded by the exons GAGTCTCGCTCTGCATCCAGGAGCGCGAGTCCACGCGACTCAGGGAAGTCAGCGAGCCGCTCTCCGGCTCGCTCGCCTGCCCGCTCAAAAGATGGCTCCCGTCACTCCCGCTCTAAATCTCGGTCTCGGTCCAGGTCAAAATCTGG GTCCCATTCCCACCGCGGCTCACGCAGGCACTACAGCCGATCTCGGTCCCGCTCGAGGTCCTATCGTCGCCGATCTCACAGTAGGTCCTACAGTGGAGAGCGCCGGCGCAGGAGCCACAGCCGCTCACCCATGTCCAACCGCCGCAGGCACATTGGCAACCGG GCTAATCCAGACCCAAACTGTTGCCTGGGAGTGTTTGGCCTGAGCTTGTACACCACAGAGAGAGATCTTAGGGAAGTCTTTTCTAAATACGGCCCCCTGTCGGATGTCTCGATTGTGTATGACCAGCAGTCGAGGCGATCCAGGGGCTTTGCTTTCGTTTACTTTGAGAACAAAGATGACGCTAAAGAG GCAAAAGAACGAGCCAACGGCATGGAGCTGGACGGACGAAGGATCAGGGTGGACTTCTCCATCACAAAAAGACCTCACACCCCAACCCCTGGAATCTACATGGGCCGGCCCACGTA TGGTGGAGGTGGTCCCAGTGGTCCTCGACGCTATTCACGCGACTACGACCGTGGATATGACCGCGGATACGACAGAGGCGGCTACGATCGCTATGATGACAGAGACTACTACAGATCATACAG AAGGCGATCTCCTTCACCATATTACCGAGGGGCTTACAGGTCTCGGTCCAGGTCACGATCGTATTCTCCCC gTCGTTACTGA
- the tra2b gene encoding transformer-2 protein homolog beta isoform X1, which yields MSDSGKGYGERESRSASRSASPRDSGKSASRSPARSPARSKDGSRHSRSKSRSRSRSKSGSHSHRGSRRHYSRSRSRSRSYRRRSHSRSYSGERRRRSHSRSPMSNRRRHIGNRDSSNGLLHLQANPDPNCCLGVFGLSLYTTERDLREVFSKYGPLSDVSIVYDQQSRRSRGFAFVYFENKDDAKEAKERANGMELDGRRIRVDFSITKRPHTPTPGIYMGRPTYGGGGPSGPRRYSRDYDRGYDRGYDRGGYDRYDDRDYYRSYRRRSPSPYYRGAYRSRSRSRSYSPRRY from the exons GAGTCTCGCTCTGCATCCAGGAGCGCGAGTCCACGCGACTCAGGGAAGTCAGCGAGCCGCTCTCCGGCTCGCTCGCCTGCCCGCTCAAAAGATGGCTCCCGTCACTCCCGCTCTAAATCTCGGTCTCGGTCCAGGTCAAAATCTGG GTCCCATTCCCACCGCGGCTCACGCAGGCACTACAGCCGATCTCGGTCCCGCTCGAGGTCCTATCGTCGCCGATCTCACAGTAGGTCCTACAGTGGAGAGCGCCGGCGCAGGAGCCACAGCCGCTCACCCATGTCCAACCGCCGCAGGCACATTGGCAACCGG GACTCTTCCAATGGTTTATTACATCTGCAGGCTAATCCAGACCCAAACTGTTGCCTGGGAGTGTTTGGCCTGAGCTTGTACACCACAGAGAGAGATCTTAGGGAAGTCTTTTCTAAATACGGCCCCCTGTCGGATGTCTCGATTGTGTATGACCAGCAGTCGAGGCGATCCAGGGGCTTTGCTTTCGTTTACTTTGAGAACAAAGATGACGCTAAAGAG GCAAAAGAACGAGCCAACGGCATGGAGCTGGACGGACGAAGGATCAGGGTGGACTTCTCCATCACAAAAAGACCTCACACCCCAACCCCTGGAATCTACATGGGCCGGCCCACGTA TGGTGGAGGTGGTCCCAGTGGTCCTCGACGCTATTCACGCGACTACGACCGTGGATATGACCGCGGATACGACAGAGGCGGCTACGATCGCTATGATGACAGAGACTACTACAGATCATACAG AAGGCGATCTCCTTCACCATATTACCGAGGGGCTTACAGGTCTCGGTCCAGGTCACGATCGTATTCTCCCC gTCGTTACTGA
- the tra2b gene encoding transformer-2 protein homolog beta isoform X4, translating into MSDSGKGYGERESRSASRSASPRDSGKSASRSPARSPARSKDGSRHSRSKSRSRSRSKSGSHSHRGSRRHYSRSRSRSRSYRRRSHSRSYSGERRRRSHSRSPMSNRRRHIGNRANPDPNCCLGVFGLSLYTTERDLREVFSKYGPLSDVSIVYDQQSRRSRGFAFVYFENKDDAKEAKERANGMELDGRRIRVDFSITKRPHTPTPGIYMGRPTYGGGGPSGPRRYSRDYDRGYDRGYDRGGYDRYDDRDYYRSYRRSPSPYYRGAYRSRSRSRSYSPRRY; encoded by the exons GAGTCTCGCTCTGCATCCAGGAGCGCGAGTCCACGCGACTCAGGGAAGTCAGCGAGCCGCTCTCCGGCTCGCTCGCCTGCCCGCTCAAAAGATGGCTCCCGTCACTCCCGCTCTAAATCTCGGTCTCGGTCCAGGTCAAAATCTGG GTCCCATTCCCACCGCGGCTCACGCAGGCACTACAGCCGATCTCGGTCCCGCTCGAGGTCCTATCGTCGCCGATCTCACAGTAGGTCCTACAGTGGAGAGCGCCGGCGCAGGAGCCACAGCCGCTCACCCATGTCCAACCGCCGCAGGCACATTGGCAACCGG GCTAATCCAGACCCAAACTGTTGCCTGGGAGTGTTTGGCCTGAGCTTGTACACCACAGAGAGAGATCTTAGGGAAGTCTTTTCTAAATACGGCCCCCTGTCGGATGTCTCGATTGTGTATGACCAGCAGTCGAGGCGATCCAGGGGCTTTGCTTTCGTTTACTTTGAGAACAAAGATGACGCTAAAGAG GCAAAAGAACGAGCCAACGGCATGGAGCTGGACGGACGAAGGATCAGGGTGGACTTCTCCATCACAAAAAGACCTCACACCCCAACCCCTGGAATCTACATGGGCCGGCCCACGTA TGGTGGAGGTGGTCCCAGTGGTCCTCGACGCTATTCACGCGACTACGACCGTGGATATGACCGCGGATACGACAGAGGCGGCTACGATCGCTATGATGACAGAGACTACTACAGATCATACAG GCGATCTCCTTCACCATATTACCGAGGGGCTTACAGGTCTCGGTCCAGGTCACGATCGTATTCTCCCC gTCGTTACTGA